Proteins encoded together in one Penicillium digitatum chromosome 1, complete sequence window:
- a CDS encoding UPF0103/Mediator of ErbB2-driven cell motility (Memo), related yields the protein MPSRQASHSGSWYSDSARTLARQLDGWLAQVPDTMEKVGSLPTPGARVIIAPHAGYSYSGPCAAYAYKALDLSKAKRIFILGPSHHVSLATLALPTLTSYRTPLSDEPLPLDTELITQLFETQATKPNGTKIRFTTMSRSVDEDEHSIEMHLPYIHRLLQLQYPDSSASEYPPLVPIMVGNTSAATEQAFGALLAPYLADPENAFVISSDFCHWGLRFRYTYYVPQAPRPGPQLPLSGDILPQPGMAASSVHQAVDMVSLGHSLRQRDRISSRGPAIHESISAFDMATMAAITTGSAKSFLDIIERTGNTVCGRHPIGVIMAALEFIAASYAADQEGRFYFLRYERSSDVEEIDDSSVSYVSAFAVL from the exons ATGCCATCTCGACAGGCCTCTCACTCTGGATCATGGTACTCAGACAGTGCCCGTACCCTGGCCCGTCAGCTGGATGGCTGGCTAGCGCAGGTGCCAGACACGATGGAGAAGGTTGGCTCGCTGCCAACTCCAGGAGCCAGAGTGATCATCGCACC GCATGCGGGGTATTCATACTCGGGGCCCTGCGCGGCCTACGCATACAAGGCACTGGATCTCTCCAAAGC AAAGCGAATCTTCATTTTGGGACCGTCACACCATGTCTCACTCGCAACGCTGGCTCTTCCAACACTAACTTCCTACCGCACCCCTCTCTCCGATGAGCCCCTTCCGCTAGACACGGAGCTGATTACCCAGCTTTTCGAAACCCAGGCAACCAAACCGAATGGGACAAAGATTAGATTCACAACTATGTCACGTTCggttgatgaagacgagCACAGCATCGAGATGCACCTGCCCTACATCCACCGCTTGCTTCAGCTCCAATATCCAGATTCTTCGGCCTCTGAGTACCCACCTTTAGTCCCGATAATGGTCGGAAATACCTCAGCTGCGACAGAGCAGGCATTTGGGGCCCTCCTAGCCCCCTACCTGGCGGACCCAGAAAACGCCTTTGTGATAAGTTCAGATTTCTGCCACTGGGGTCTCCGATTCCGCTACACCTACTATGTTCCGCAAGCCCCCAGGCCAGGGCCACAACTCCCATTATCTGGTGATATACTTCCGCAACCTGGAATGGCTGCAAGCAGCGTTCATCAGGCCGTCGATATGGTTTCGCTTGGTCACTCCTTGCGGCAACGCGATCGCATCTCAAGTCGTGGACCTGCCATTCACGAGAGCATCTCAGCATTTGACATGGCTACCATGGCTGCCATCACGACAGGATCTGCAAAGTCCTTTCTGGACATAATTGAACGCACGGGTAACACAGTTTGCGGGCGCCATCCGATCGGGGTAATCATGGCAGCCCTGGAATTCATCGCGGCAAGTTATGCAGCTGATCAGGAAGGACGCTTTTACTTCCTGCGGTACGAGCGTAGCTCAGATGTAGAGGAAATTGATGACAGCTCAGTGAGCTATGTCTCTGCCTTTGCTGTGCTTTAA
- a CDS encoding Pyrroline-5-carboxylate reductase, translated as MSFLSKPNRIWLFDVDRNPLLHGVLKKTFYNQFCAGENGAECKATIKEMKEMGFSGMILTYAAETVFDHSTQAQQGQGIASLKSEHGIISIDPSIEAWRKGTVQTIYMTEPEDYLAVKLTGAGVKVTEAFAAGELPPQQMIDALDEVCTKAKARKVRILVDAESQHFQKGISRVAVELMRKYNRDGYSTIYNTYQAYLKSTPATLANHLGVATEDGFTLGLKLVRGAYMATDERSLIHDTKEHTDNAFNTIAQGILRKNLGDYGDKGTRKFPSVNLFLASHNKESVVTAHELHKQRVMSGLPTVPVRFAQLHGMSDEVSFSLLQMNDGDGTPEVYKCSTWGGLGECLAYLLRRAIENRDAVLRTDNEYRALKAEVFRRAKSVFSP; from the exons ATGTCTTTCCTCTCCAAGCCCAACAGAATTTGGCTATTTGACGTGGATCGGAATCCACTTCTGCATGGAGTATTAAAGAAAACATTTTACAACCAGTTCTGTGCTGGAGAGAATGGAGCAGAATGCAAGGCCACCATCAAAGAAATGAAAGAGATGGGGTTCAGCGGCATGATCTTGACATATGCCGCAGAAACAGTGTTTGATCACAGTACCCAGGCTCAGCAAGGACAGGGCATTGCATCTTTGAAAAGCGAGCATGGGATTATTTCCATCGACCCGAGCATCGAGGCTTGGCGGAAAGGGACGGTTCAGACCATCTACATGACAGAGCCCGAAGATTACCTCGCAGTGAA GTTGACAGGTGCCGGCGTTAAAGTCACCGAGGCGTTCGCCGCTGGAGAGTTGCCCCCGCAGCAAATGATAGATGCCCTGGATGAGGTCTGCACCAAGGCCAAGGCGCGAAAAGTCCGCATCCTCGTCGACGCCGAGTCTCAGCATTTCCAAAAGGGTATTTCACGGGTTGCAGTCGAGCTGATGCGCAAATACAATCGCGACGGGTATTCCACCATCTATAATACATACCAGGCCTACCTCAAAAGCACACCCGCGACACTGGCCAACCATCTCGGGGTGGCAACCGAGGATGGGTTCACTCTCGGCCTCAAACTCGTGAGGGGCGCATACATGGCCACGGATGAACGGTCCCTGATCCATGACACGAAGGAACACACCGACAACGCATTTAATACGATTGCGCAGGGGATACTGAGAAAGAACCTGGGAGATTATGGTGACAAGGGCACCCGCAAATTCCCCTCGGTAAATCTGTTCCTGGCGAGTCACAACAAGGAGAGCGTGGTGACTGCCCACGAGCTCCACAAGCAGCGTGTCATGTCTGGCTTGCCTACCGTGCCGGTGCGCTTTGCCCAACTTCACGGCATGTCTGATGAGGTCAGCTTTTCGTTGCTTCAGATGAATGATGGCGATGGAACACCGGAAGTTTATAAATGTTCTACTTGGGGAGGTCTGGGGGAATGCCTGGCttatcttcttcgtcgaGCGATTGAGAATCGTGATGCTGTTTTGCGGACAGATAATGAGTATCGGGCGTTGAAAGCGGAGGTTTTCCGCCGAGCCAAGTCTGTATTTTCTCCTTAG
- a CDS encoding Glucan endo-1,3-alpha-glucosidase agn1, which yields MVSTDENVGNKLVFCHFMMGIVSNREGACDYDDDMKRAKEAGIDAFALNIGTDSYTDTQLNYAYESAANNSMKVFMSFDFNWWQTSQGSEVGLKIAQYANHPAQLMVDGKVFVSSFLGDGVDVDAIRSAAGSEIFFAPNFQPGQGDFDKIDGALNWMGWDSDGNNKAPTAEQKVTVADSDEVYTKALQGKAYIAPVSPWFSTHYGPEVSYSKNWVFPSDLLWYERWKEILRLSPRFVEIITWNDYGESHYVGPLASPHTDDGASKWAMDMPHNGWLDMAKPFIAAYKAGSKLPIRFIEEEKLVYWYRPNMKGVDCDPTDTTMQGSANNNTGNFFRGRPDGADTMLDEVFIVTILKKPAMVRVQSGDKTETYIAPPGVWSHSVPMGVGKQSFKVTRGFRTVQALSGTSLKDVLDTCVCGIYNFNAYVGTLPAEDNIDQLQPAGLAMLSDGLLVKPQINTLGLALSELRSEF from the exons ATGGTCTCTACCGACGAAAACGTAGGAAACAAGTTAGTTTTCTGTCATTTTATG ATGGGCATCGTCAGCAACCGTGAAGGCGCTTGCGACTATGACGATGACATGAAACGTGCCAAAGAGGCGGGCATCGACGCCTTTGCATTGAATATTGGCACCGACTCTTACACCGACACTCAACTGAACTATGCCTATGAATCTGCCGCCAACAACAGCATGAAAGTGTTCATGTCCTTCGACTTCAACTGGTGGCAGACTAGCCAAGGTAGCGAAGTCGGCCTCAAGATCGCGCAGTACGCAAACCATCCCGCACAACTCATGGTCGATGGAAAGGTCTTTGTATCGTCATTTTTAGGTGACGGTGTCGATGTCGACGCAATCAGATCTGCTGCTGGCAGTGAGATCTTCTTTGCACCGAATTTCCAGCCTGGTCAGGGTGATTTCGATAAGATCGACGGCGCTTTGAACTGGATGGGCTGGGACAGTGATGGAAACAACAAGGCTCCGACTGCTGAGCAGAAGGTCACTGTTGCAGATAGCGATGAGGTTTATACTAAAGCTCTTCAGGGAAAAGCATACATTGCGC CCGTTTCACCTTGGTTCTCAACTCACTATGGCCCCGAGGTCTCTTACAGCAAGAACTGGGTGTTCCCTTCCGACCTGCTGTGGTATGAACGGTGGAAAGAGATCCTACGTCTCAGCCCTCGCTTTGTGGAGATCATCACCTGGAATGACTATGGTGAGTCACACTATGTTGGCCCGCTGGCGTCACCACACACAGACGATGGTGCCTCGAAGTGGGCGATGGACAT GCCTCACAACGGCTGGCTCGACATGGCAAAGCCTTTCATCGCCGCTTACAAAGCAGGCTCCAAGTTGCCGATCAGATTCATAGAGGAAGAGAAACTGGTTTACTGGTACCGGCCAAACATGAAGGGCGTCGATTGTGACCCAACGGATACAACCATGCAAGGCAGCGCCAACAACAACACCGGCAACTTTTTCCGCGGCCGGCCGGACGGCGCCGACACCATGCTGGACGAGGTTTTCATCGTCACGATACTAAAGAAGCCTGCGATGGTGCGGGTGCAGTCTGGTGATAAGACTGAGACCTACATCGCACCCCCGGGGGTCTGGTCACACTCAGTACCGATGGGAGTGGGCAAGCAGAGTTTCAAGGTCACCCGCGGCTTCCGGACGGTTCAGGCTTTGTCGGGGACGAGCTTGAAGGACGTTCTTGACACGTGCGTCTGCGGCATCTACAACTTCAATGCCTATGTGGGCACTTTGCCGGCGGAGGACAATATCGACCAGCTGCAGCCAGCTGGGTTGGCTATGCTGTCGGACGGATTACTAGTGAAGCCCCAGATCAACACTTTGGGTCTAGCCTTGAGTGAGTTACGGTCCGAATTTTAG
- a CDS encoding Serine/threonine-protein phosphatase, whose product MGQSHSKGNASGDPLQSYPSFSKSDTKESLRSLRGSIRSKIPGARSSDSPRGSTTALSRTESQTDKSDAGSLKSAGSRPGSNAGLPQSPGSESASRPGSPQPPPSPSLSSSLQRGHKDVNAMKQSGEVDLVSDGPPSGGPPTGAAAVAGESILMKRENQLNPILDFILNAPLETSGSPGMGMGALKSIDLDDMISRLLDAGYSSKVTKTVCLKNAEITAICTAARELFLSQPALLELSAPVKIVGDVHGQYTDLIRLFEMCGFPPASNYLFLGDYVDRGKQSLETILLLMCYKLKYPENFFLLRGNHECANVTRVYGFYDECKRRCNIKVWKTFIDTFNCLPIAAIVAGKIFSVHGGLSPSLSHMDDIRGIARPTDVPDYGLLNDLLWSDPADMEEDWEPNERGVSYCFGKKVIMDFLQRHDFDLVCRAHMVVEDGYEFYQDRILVTVFSAPNYCGEFDNWGAVMSVSGELLCSFELLKPLDSTALKNHIKKGRNKRNSMLNSPPAAVSAQSY is encoded by the exons ATGGGTCAGTCGCATTCCAAAGGCAACGCCTCGGGCGACCCTTTGCAGTCCTATCCTTCGTTTTCCAAGTCCGACACCAAAGAGTCTCTTCGCTCCTTGCGTGGCTCGATCCGATCGAAAATCCCTGGTGCTCGCAGCTCCGATAGCCCTCGGGGCTCCACCACTGCTCTCTCCCGGACCGAGAGCCAGACCGACAAATCCGATGCTGGATCTCTCAAATCTGCGGGAAGCCGCCCAGGCTCCAATGCTGGCCTTCCCCAATCGCCTGGTTCCGAGAGCGCTTCGCGACCCGGCTCCCCCCAACCACCTCCGTCCCCCTCGCTTTCTAGCAGCCTCCAACGAGGCCACAAGGATGTGAACGCAATGAAGCAGAGCGGCGAAGTTGACCTTGTGTCGGATGGCCCTCCCTCTGGTGGTCCCCCGACTGGGGCCGCCGCGGTCGCTGGTGAATCAATTCTGATGAAGCGAGAGAACCAGCTGAATCCTATTTTGGACTTCATCTTGAACGCTCCACTGGAGACTTCGGGATCTCCTGGGATGGGTATGGGTGCTTTGAAATCGATTGACTTAGACGACATGATCTCGCGACTTTTAGACGCTGGTTATTCTAGCAAGGTTACCAAAACAGTCTGCCTGAAGAACGCGGAGATTACCGCCATCTGCACCGCCGCTCGTGAGCTCTTCCTGTCGCAGCCTGCTCTGCTAGAGCTGTCCGCGCCCGTGAAGATTGTCGGCGACGTTCACGGCCAATACACTGACCTCATTCGACTCTTCGAGATGTGTGGATTCCCTCCCGCTTCTAACTACCTCTTCCTAGGTGACTACGTCGACCGAGGCAAGCAGAGTCTGGAGACGATCCTTCTGCTGATGTGCTATAAGCTGAAGTACCCTGAGAACTTCTTCCTGCTTCGAGGTAACCATGAGTGTGCCAACGTTACCCGTGTTTATGGGTTCTATGATGAGTGCAAGCGTCGCTGCAATATCAAGGTCTGGAAGACCTTCATCGATACCTTCAATTGTCTCCCGATTGCTGCGATCGTCGCCGGAAAAATTTTCTCTGTTCACGGTGGTCTCTCTCCTAGTCTTTCGCACATGGACGACATTCGCGGCATCGCTCGTCCCACGGATGTACCAGATTATGGTCTGTTGAACGATCTTCTGTGGAGTGACCCGGCAGACATGGAGGAAGATTGGGAACCAAACGAGCGTGGTGTCAGTTACTGTTTCGGAAAGAAGGTGATCATGGACTTTTTGCAGCGTCACGACTTCGACCTGGTTTGCCGTGCTCACATGGTGGTTGAGGATGGATATGAGTTCTACCAGGATCGAATTTTGGTGACTGTGTTTTCTGCACCCAAC TATTGTGGCGAGTTTGATAACTGGGGCGCTGTCATGTCTGTTTCTGGTGAACTTCTTTGCAGCTTTGAACTTCTCAAACCATTGGACTCGACCGCTCTGAAGAATCACATTAAGAAGGGCCGAAACAAGCGCAACAGCATGCTGAACAGTCCT CCTGCGGCGGTATCGGCGCAAAGTTATTAG
- a CDS encoding Ribonucleoprotein LSM domain, eukaryotic/archaea-type encodes MSLKRKASFTALPTSQSVPAPSEWGMVMDGSTHLHSRTRKRFRDDRPSDQVIYQNTLRWIFSAQKQQESTQASDMNMVDSQPTLETPEAVDPRQQTLDRFFQHKPQQLSSFRPSRQALAPRANETALAQEDLLRRRAFNQMSSGDSSSESNSPGSNQTENDMNMDVDMDRRGGSDWLVQAPKNWVGGGAWM; translated from the exons ATGTCCCTCAAACGGAAAGCTTCGTTTACAGCTCTCCCGACCAGTCAGTCAGTTCCGGCTCCCAGTGAATGGGGTATGGTGATGGATGGGAGCACACATCTCCACAGTCGGACGCGAAAGCGGTTCAGAGACGATCGTCCTAGTGACCAAGTGATTTACC AGAACACCCTACGATGGATCTTCTCCGCTCAAAAGCAGCAGGAGTCTACACAGGCCTCCGATATGAATATGGTAGACTCACAGCCGACTCTCGAAACACCAGAAGCTGTTGACCCCCGACAGCAAACATTAGACCGATTCTTCCAACACAAACCCCAGCAATTATCGTCTTTCCGACCATCCCGCCAAGCACTTGCACCTCGAGCCAATGAGACTGCGCTCGCCCAAGAAGATCTCCTGCGTCGCCGGGCGTTTAATCAGATGAGCTCCGGAGACAGCTCGAGCGAGAGCAACAGTCCCGGATCCAATCAGACGGAGAATGATATGAACATGGACGTGGACATGGATCGCAGAGGTGGTAGTGATTGGTTGGTTCAGGCGCCCAAAAACTGGGTAGGAGGAGGGGCCTGGATGTAA
- a CDS encoding Ribonucleoprotein LSM domain, eukaryotic/archaea-type yields the protein MDHDPSVQYLEGLLGRTLRIHTTDTRMFVGLFKCTDADRNIILANSFEYRMPTKSAVQAAADEKQWGEGSETKRRHITKIELE from the exons ATGGATCACGATCCGTCTGTTCAATACTTGGAAGGGCTGTTGGGTCGCACATTACGGATCCATACCACAGATACTCGGATGTTTGTCGGGCTTTTCAAGTGTACCGATGCG GACCGGAACATTATCCTCGCCAACTCTTTTGAATATCGTATGCCCACCAAATCAGCCGTACAAGCCGCCGCAGACGAGAAGCAGTGGGGAGAAGGGTCGGAAACAAAGA GACGACACATTACGAAAATAGAGCTGGAGTAA
- a CDS encoding Glycoside hydrolase family 71: protein MARIKHGVFSWEDVLLQRYQSHKPSPLPRRQTIESPSPQLRSRLLTRLSPELRLLIWEFVLADQRIHIIQCSKQRLRHVVCPCALGPKTKSSSPKRHTRQSSNLFCEICHGTGISQPAKEADLLRWNKVKLLGLALTCRQIYHESIPLLYTLPTLEFSNPWTLPYLLPTIPPEHRDRIRAIELRWSFPGHWLPSKDSVRAVYVSAGRAQWSETCRAVSQLGSLRSFVLVLESSWFSEPVEKLAGFLEPLKGVVVRV, encoded by the exons ATGGCCCGTATCAAACACGGGGTCTTCTCATGGGAGGATGTGCTGCTTCAGCGGTATCAGA GCCACAAACCCTCTCCCCTCCCCCGTCGCCAAACAATAGAAAGCCCCTCCCCCCAACTCCGAAGCCGACTCCTCACCCGGCTATCACCGGAGCTTCGGCTACTGATCTGGGAATTTGTCCTGGCCGACCAACGAATCCACATCATCCAATGCAGCAAGCAGCGACTCAGACACGTGGTGTGTCCATGTGCGCTCGGGCCTAAAACCAAGTCTTCATCCCCCAAACGCCACACACGCCAGAGCAGCAATTTATTCTGCGAGATCTGCCATGGCACGGGCATCTCCCAGCCGGCCAAAGAAGCCGATCTCCTCCGCTGGAACAAGGTTAAGCTACTGGGTCTAGCGTTGACTTGTCGGCAGAT ATACCATGAATCCATCCCCCTCCTCTATACCCTCCCAACCCTAGAATTCAGTAACCCCTGGACCCTCCCATATCTCCTTCCAACGATCCCGCCAGAACACCGGGACCGCATCCGCGCCATCGAGCTACGCTGGTCCTTCCCAGGCCACTGGTTACCGAGCAAGGACTCCGTGCGCGCGGTGTATGTGTCCGCTGGACGAGCGCAATGGAGTGAAACGTGCCGGGCTGTATCCCAACTGGGATCACTGCGGTCATTCGTGCTCGTGTTGGAGAGTAGTTGGTTCAGCGAGCCTGTTGAGAAACTGGCGGGGTTTTTGGAGCCTTTGAAGGGGGTGGTTGTGAG GGTCTGA
- a CDS encoding Peptidase (PNG1), putative: MADGRHRATQPAPSGYDASSLTHEFEQLMRTKRLNRLHEPSRSHNHSPSPSPSPMSSSSIPPPPTRAPPPPPTSGTPAAAPSQKPSTTSSALRGLPIMPSPPQDAASLKFYNLLKGLSVTPTKYENPGLLDEALCVIPLDRLYSEAEEESQIMQAQAASVAGKPEWGYQDCVIRALLRWFKGSFFQFVNNPPCSKCHMPTIAQGMTPPTPDETARGATRVELYRCSDTTCSAHERFPRYSDVWQLLQSRRGRVGEWANCFSMFCRAVGARVRWVWNSEDYVWTEVYSEHQRRWVHVDACEGAWDQPRLYTEGWQRKISYCVAFSIDGATDVTRRYVRNFSRHGSPRNRAPEEVVLWSIHEIRRKRRENMSKTDQRRLIKEDEREEKELRCYMASALAAEINNMLPQGLVGRPEDQKHPGARQEASTEWLAARGHGNSGPDRSREGR, translated from the exons ATGGCGGACGGCAGACATCGGGCTACCCAGCCTGCCCCAAGTGGCTATGACGCCTCCTCTCTAACCCACGAATTCGAGCAGCTGATGCGCACGAAACGACTCAACCGACTTCATGAACCTTCTCGTTCGCATAATCACTCGCCATCGCCATCACCGTCTCCGATGTCCAGTTCGTCAATCCCACCGCCACCGACACGAGCTCCACCACCGCCTCCCACGTCAGGCACCCCTGCCGCTGCTCCCTCCCAAAAGCCATCCACAACCTCATCAGCACTACGCGGTCTTCCTATCATGCCATCGCCTCCACAGGATGCAGCTTCACTCAAATTTTACAATTTATTGAAGGGGTTATCAGTTACACCAACCAAGTACGAAAATCCGGGTCTTTTGGATGAAGCGTTGTGCGTCATTCCGCTTGATCGCCTATATtccgaggccgaggaagaatcCCAAATTATGCAGGCTCAGGCCGCCAGCGTCGCAGGGAAGCCGGAATGGGGCTACCAAGATTGTGTGATCCGAGCATTGTTAAG ATGGTTCAAGGGGTCATTTTTCCAATTTGTCAACAATCCTCCATGCTCCAAATGCCACATGCCCACGATCGCCCAAGGCATGACCCCTCCCACCCCCGACGAGACCGCTCGGGGCGCAACCCGAGTCGAGCTGTACCGTTGCTCCGATACTACTTGTTCCGCCCACGAGCGATTTCCGCGGTATTCTGACGTGTGGCAATTGCTACAATCTCGACGAGGCAGGGTTGGCGAATGGGCCAACTGCTTCAGCATGTTCTGTCGCGCAGTGGGGGCTCGAGTCCGTTGGGTCTGGAATTCCGAGGACTACGTCTGGACCGAAGTGTACTCTGAACACCAGCGGCGATGGGTGCATGTCGATGCCTGTGAGGGTGCCTGGGACCAGCCTCGTCTGTATACCGAAGGATGGCAACGCAAGATCTCTTACTGTGTGGCCTTCTCCATCGACGGTGCGACCGATGTTACCCGCCGCTACGTTCGTAACTTCTCCCGACACGGAAGCCCTCGCAATCGCGCCCCTGAAGAAGTTGTTCTGTGGTCCATTCACGAAATCCGACGCAAGCGTCGCGAGAACATGTCCAAGACCGACCAACGCCGCCTGATCAAGGAAGATGAGCGTGAAGAGAAGGAACTCCGATGCTACATGGCatctgctctggcagcagAGATAAACAATATGCTCCCACAGGGTCTCGTCGGTCGCCCCGAGGACCAGAAACACCCAGGTGCTCGCCAGGAGGCCTCGACCGAGTGGCTCGCCGCGCGAGGCCATGGTAACTCAGGACCCGACCGTTCCCGTGAAGGACGGTAA